A region of Salvia splendens isolate huo1 chromosome 17, SspV2, whole genome shotgun sequence DNA encodes the following proteins:
- the LOC121774963 gene encoding polyphenol oxidase, chloroplastic-like — protein MASFILSHLPIPTITAAAAATKTPRRSHSISCKSSNNDQESPLPSKFDRRNLLIGLGGLYGATTLATSPFSFAAPISAPDVTQCGPADLPAGATPTNCCPPLTGEIIDFKFPPPPAKFRVRPAAHLADDAYIAKFNKAVELMRALPDDDPRSFKQQANVHCAYCDGAYDQAGFPDLELQVHNSWLFFPFHRYYLYFYERILGKLLGDPTFAMPYWNWDAPRGMPIPSMYANPKSALYDPLRDRAHQPPALVDLNYNGSDPSTTPEQQAQTNLTVMYRQMVSNSKTPRLFFGSPYRRGEDPNPGGGSIEGIPHGPVHVWTGDRTQPNTENMGNFYSAARDPIFYAHHSNIDRLWSVWKTLGGRRADITDPDYLNASFLFYDEDARMVRVKVRDCLDLRKLGYEYQGVDIPWLNSRPTPRVSSALRKLKKLGRANAADSPAQFPAKLDRVLKVMVKRPKKKRSKKEKDELEEVLVIEGIEVDRDSYVKFDVYINDEDDVVTTAENTEFAGSFVNVPHKHKNEKKIKTQLRLSISDIMEDLDAEDDEHVLVTLVPTNGGDAVTIGGIKIELDD, from the exons ATGGCTTCGTTCATTCTCTCACATCTTCCCATTCCCACcatcaccgccgccgccgccgccaccaaaACTCCCCGCCGCAGCCATAGCATCTCATGCAAATCATCAAACAACGATCAAGAATCCCCTCTCCCATCCAAATTCGACAGAAGAAACCTACTAATCGGCCTCGGCGGACTCTACGGCGCCACCACCCTCGCCACCTCCCCCTTCTCCTTCGCCGCCCCGATCTCCGCCCCCGACGTCACCCAATGCGGCCCCGCCGACCTCCCCGCCGGCGCCACCCCCACAAACTGCTGCCCGCCCCTCACCGGAGAAATCATCGACTTCAAATTCCCCCCGCCGCCGGCCAAATTCCGCGTCCGCCCCGCCGCCCATCTGGCCGACGACGCGTACATAGCGAAATTCAACAAAGCTGTCGAGCTGATGCGAGCCCTCCCCGACGACGACCCCCGAAGTTTTAAGCAGCAGGCCAACGTCCACTGCGCTTACTGCGATGGCGCGTATGACCAAGCCGGGTTTCCCGACCTCGAGCTGCAG GTCCATAACTCATGGCTCTTCTTCCCCTTCCACCGCTACTACCTCTACTTCTACGAGCGGATCCTCGGGAAACTCCTCGGCGACCCCACCTTCGCGATGCCCTACTGGAACTGGGACGCGCCACGTGGAATGCCGATCCCGTCCATGTACGCAAACCCTAAATCCGCCCTCTACGACCCGCTCCGCGACCGGGCCCACCAGCCGCCTGCACTGGTCGACCTCAACTACAACGGTAGCGACCCGAGCACCACACCGGAACAACAAGCGCAGACGAATCTAACCGTCATGTACCGGCAGATGGTGTCGAACTCGAAAACCCCGCGCCTCTTCTTCGGAAGCCCCTACCGCCGCGGCGAGGACCCGAACCCAGGAGGCGGGTCCATCGAGGGGATCCCCCACGGCCCGGTGCACGTCTGGACCGGCGACCGGACCCAGCCGAACACCGAGAACATGGGGAATTTCTACTCGGCCGCCCGGGACCCGATTTTCTACGCGCACCACTCCAACATCGACCGGCTGTGGAGCGTGTGGAAAACCCTGGGCGGGCGGCGGGCGGACATCACCGACCCGGACTACCTCAACGCGTCGTTCCttttctacgacgaggacgcgAGGATGGTCCGGGTCAAGGTCCGGGACTGTCTCGACCTGAGAAAGCTCGGGTACGAGTACCAGGGCGTTGACATACCCTGGCTTAACAGCCGCCCGACTCCGCGGGTTTCTTCAGCTCTGCGGAAACTGAAGAAGCTCGGGAGGGCGAACGCGGCCGACTCCCCGGCCCAGTTTCCTGCGAAACTGGACCGGGTTTTAAAAGTGATGGTGAAGAGgccgaagaagaagaggagcAAGAAGGAGAAGGATGAGCTCGAGGAGGTATTGGTGATCGAAGGGATCGAGGTCGATCGCGATTCCTACGTTAAATTCGACGTCTACATTAACGACGAAGACGACGTCGTTACGACGGCGGAGAACACGGAGTTTGCCGGAAGCTTCGTGAATGTTCCGCACAAGCATAAGAATGAGAAGAAGATTAAGACGCAGCTGAGGCTGTCGATTTCGGATATTATGGAAGATCTCGACGCGGAGGATGATGAGCACGTGCTGGTCACGTTGGTGCCGACTAACGGCGGCGACGCCGTCACCATTGGTGGTATCAAGATCGAGCTTGATGACTga